TCGGGATCGAAAACGATAATAGAAGGAGATTACATGCGCATCCTGCTGATTTCCCCTCGTTCGGAATACCCCGAAGCCATTCCCGGCTGGATCCTCATCCCACAGCTCTCCCTGAAGATTCTTAAGGCCTTGAGCCCTAACGGCCACCAGGTGGTGACGGTGGAGGAAGACTCGGCCGCCATTCCGCGGTCAGAAAAATGGGATCTGGTGGGGATCACCGTCATGACGGCCACGGCTCCCCGGGCTTATAAATTGGCCAGAGACTTTCGGAACCAAGGCGCCAAGGTGATTTTGGGGGGGATTCATCCTTCGGTGCTTCCGGAGGAAGCCAGCCAGCATGCCGATGCCGTGCTGGTGGGAGAGGCCGAGGGAATTTGGCCTGCCATCCTGGAGGATGCGGCCCGGGGCGCGCTACAGCCTATCTATTACAACTATCTGCCGCAGAAGATGGAAGTACCCCTGGTGGATTACCAGGAGGATAATTTGGCGATTCCCAAAGCGGTAGGCATTATTTCCGGGAGAGGCTGCCCGAATCGCTGTGAATTTTGTTCGGTGCCCCGAATATATGGCACTAAAGTGCGGAAGGTCCCGGTAGAGCAGGTTATCGAGCAGGCAAAGCGCAGCCGCAGCCAATATGTGGTTTTTCTGGACGATAATCTCACCGCGGACCGCGATTATGCGATGGCGCTCTTTGAAGGTCTGAAAGGGCTTAAAATCAACCTTCTTGGCCAGGTTACCGTCAGATTTCTGCTGGATGATGCCCTGTTCCAAGCCGCAGTGGCCGCAGGGCTCAAAGGAGTTTTTGTCGGCTTTGAGACCATTGATGAAAAAGAGCGTCAGCGTCTGAGAAAATCCGTCCCTCTGGAAGCCTCCCGCGAGGCCATCCGGAAATGCCAGGCCGCCCACGTCTTTTTGCATGGCTCCTTTATCTTCGGCCTGGACGAACAAGACCAAACCGTTTTCAGACGGACCCTGAAGTTTGTCATGCAGAATAACATCATCTCCGTGGGCGCCTACGTGTTGACCCCCTATCCGGGCACCCCGCTTTTCGACCGCCTGGTGGCGGAGGGGAGGTTGCTCCACCGGAATTGGGCCTTCTATGATCATGGCACCCCGGTTTTTCTCCCGAAACGCATGACCTTGGAAGAGCTTGCTGAGGGATACGTCAAATTTCGGGAATCGGTCTTTAGTCTGTGGGGGATCACCCGCCGTCTGCCCACCGGGCTCTGGTCCTGCCCCCTGCCTTTTCTGCACGTCAATATCGCGCTGCGACGGGTGACCTCCCGGATCAGAGACCACTATAGAAACTACTTTAAATGGTTGAAGCAGTCCGGCTTAGACAGCCGGGCCGAGGGAGATCAAAACGGACTTGCCCAAGAAAGGAGAAGAAGTATCGCTAACTAAAATAAAAGAAAGCTGTGACTTCTATCGCCTGTTCATATCCTTACCTAATCAGCATTCATTGTTTATTCTTGCTTTTTGGTTGAGCCTGATGAGATTGGAAAAGCCTGACGCGTTCACCTTGGTTTAAATCATCCTTCCACCGGAGAAGTTCCATTTTTTTGGTCAAGGAATCGATCATGACGAACACAAACTCATTTTCGTCCTTTAACAGCAGCTCGGTGAAATCTTCGGTAAAGACCCTGGTCCAAGTGCCTGAGTTAATGTATTCTTGACTCCACCCTTGGTTATCATCTTTTTTTCCAAGAGGCCTGAGGTCAGCTTCATGAGTGTGGCCGAATACGACATAGCGCACCCCCAAAGTGTCTTTAATCCGTTTTGCAGCCTGGTAATAAACGTCTTTTTCTGATTCGCCCATCAGGAACGTACCCAACAACCTGAGCTTGCTCCAATGATGCAGGGCCGTTAAGG
This genomic stretch from Candidatus Margulisiibacteriota bacterium harbors:
- a CDS encoding radical SAM protein — translated: MRILLISPRSEYPEAIPGWILIPQLSLKILKALSPNGHQVVTVEEDSAAIPRSEKWDLVGITVMTATAPRAYKLARDFRNQGAKVILGGIHPSVLPEEASQHADAVLVGEAEGIWPAILEDAARGALQPIYYNYLPQKMEVPLVDYQEDNLAIPKAVGIISGRGCPNRCEFCSVPRIYGTKVRKVPVEQVIEQAKRSRSQYVVFLDDNLTADRDYAMALFEGLKGLKINLLGQVTVRFLLDDALFQAAVAAGLKGVFVGFETIDEKERQRLRKSVPLEASREAIRKCQAAHVFLHGSFIFGLDEQDQTVFRRTLKFVMQNNIISVGAYVLTPYPGTPLFDRLVAEGRLLHRNWAFYDHGTPVFLPKRMTLEELAEGYVKFRESVFSLWGITRRLPTGLWSCPLPFLHVNIALRRVTSRIRDHYRNYFKWLKQSGLDSRAEGDQNGLAQERRRSIAN